TTGGTACTCCAGGTGTCCAAACCTTAGATGCCGTCAGGCGTTGAGCACCCCAAGAACTTGCCCAAGCCATCCAAAACGAAGGGGGTAAGTGTCCAAACCTTAGATGCCGTCAGGCGTTGAGCACTAGCGCATGGCTCCCCCTTTTCGGTGGGAATCTCATGTGTCCAAACCTTAGATGCCGTCAGGCGTTGAGCACGAGCTTTGTAAGTTATCTGCAACCAAAGAGAAGCAGTGTCCAAACCTTAGATGCCGTCAGGCGTTGAGCACCAAGAAGGAGAAGAATTCGATGTGGAGATTTCAGTGTGTCCAAACCTTAGATGCCGTCAGGCGTTGAGCACAGTTCCCTCTAGATCGGGAATGCGAGTCCCACAATGGTGTCCAAACCTTAGATGCCGTCAGGCGTTGAGCACAATACAATTCCAATTAGCAAACCCTTAGTCCACAAGTGTCCAAACCTTAGATGCCGTCAGGCGTTGAGCACTTGAACATGGTTTTCGCTCCTGGGTGGTGAAAAACGTGTCCAAACCTTAGATGCCGTCAGGCGTTGAGCACGTTTCGGAGTTGAAGAAAAATAATGAAAAACAAAAAGTGTCCAAACCTTAGATGCCGTCAGGCGTTGAGCACGTCTCTCCATTCTTCAGAGGGAATAGGGGGAAGATAGTGTCCAAACCTTAGATGCCGTCAGGCGTTGAGCACTATCATCAACGTATACCTTAATTTTCAGAGAATTGGCAGTGTCCAAACCTTAGATGCCGTCAGGCGTTGAGCACTACTCGGGTAAGCGGGACGCGTCAATACTTCCAGGGGGTGTCCAAACCTTAGATGCCGTCAGGCGTTGAGCACTGTTCGGAGTGCAGGTACAGGTTAATATTGCTGAGTTGTGTCCAAACCTTAGATGCCGTCAGGCGTTGAGCACTGGAAAGATTGAGTGTATGATTTGCTTTCCTAGCTGTGTCCAAACCTTAGATGCCGTCAGGCGTTGAGCACAAGACTACGAGAGGGACGATCGCAATGGGTGGGTTGTGTCCAAACCTTAGATGCCGTCAGGCGTTGAGCACTATTAGGAGAAACCACAATCCTAGCACTAGAGTCCCCAAGTGTCCAAACCTTAGATGCCGTCAGGCGTTGAGCACGCGGATTCGCTCGTCGGAGGATCGAACCAACTTTCACTAGTGTCCAAACCTTAGATGCCGTCAGGCGTTGAGCACTTCCAAGTATTCTACTGAAAGTCCTCCCTTAGATGTCCGTGTCCAAACCTTAGATGCCGTCAGGCGTTGAGCACGATTTCCATTTCCCCTCAAGAGTTCTGGCAGAAGGTGTCCAAACCTTAGATGCCGTCAGGCGTTGAGCACAACCTGATAGCTCCAACTGTAGCCCGTCCCCAAGGTGTCCAAACCTTAGATGCCGTCAGGCGTTGAGCACTCTTTCCCAATAGCAGGTATCGATCCAGGGAAACAAGGGTGTCCAAACCTTAGATGCCGTCAGGCGTTGAGCACCCCTTGCCGCTTGCGCTATCTCCCCATCCGATAGAGTGTCCAAACCTTAGATGCCGTCAGGCGTTGAGCACAGCAGGACAGTGCGAAGTTCTTTCACAGGGGCTTCGTGTCCAAACCTTAGATGCCGTCAGGCGTTGAGCACACACCACCGGATACGGTGTAGTCCTTCCCCTCGAGTGTCCAAACCTTAGATGCCGTCAGGCGTTGAGCACCTATACCAGTATCGAATCCAAACAAAAGCGGAATTTGTGTCCAAACCTTAGATGCCGTCAGGCGTTGAGCACAGACGATCCATCTTTTTCCTGAAAGCAGGAATATCATGTGTCCAAACCTTAGATGCCGTCAGGCGTTGAGCACCCCAAATTGTTCCGATCCTCTGGGGAGAACGGTTCTGTGTCCAAACCTTAGATGCCGTCAGGCGTTGAGCACTACTCCTCTTTATTTTCCCACTTCTCCACCGGAAGGCGGTGTCCAAACCTTAGATGCCGTCAGGCGTTGAGCACGAAATTCCCACCGCTGATATCTCAGTGGGTGAACGGTGTCCAAACCTTAGATGCCGTCAGGCGTTGAGCACAGGGGGAATTAATCGAACTCCCCTCCGAACTCCAAGCGTGTCCAAACCTTAGATGCCGTCAGGCGTTGAGCACGATTCAAGGAATTTCAGAGGAAGATTTCGCCAGAGGAGTGTCCAAACCTTAGATGCCGTCAGGCGTTGAGCACAGTTTTAGAAATCGTGAATCCTAGTAAAAGCCCCTGTGTCCAAACCTTAGATGCCGTCAGGCGTTGAGCACCAGTAATTGAAGTTGCGATCGCACTGGATAGCAGGGTGTCCAAACCTTAGATGCCGTCAGGCGTTGAGCACTGTTTAAGTTTGCAGTGTTTAAACATGCCCTTGCGTTGTGTCCAAACCTTAGATGCCGTCAGGCGTTGAGCACTAGTTCCATCAATTCAATACAACCAACTTCGATACTCCGACGTTGCATCTTTCATATCCTCATAAAGCCAAACCATGCGATCTAAAAACCAGAACTTGCCAAGATTGACCAAACAAACTCCCAACAAAACACTCCAAAGATGAAACGCCACCAATCCCCAAATCAGAAATGGCAATCCCAACGCCGAAATAAGATTGAGAATGTGAGGAACGCGGCGATGGTGCTGGGGAACGGGAACGGCATCGCGATCGCTCCATACACGCTCCCCAAGCACTGCCTTAGAAGCCCAATGATTCGTAGAAGCGGGTTTGGGAAACAAACGGGGATTGACCCAAATCCAGAAAAGCGCGATCGCAACAGGTACCAACGACCACCATCCCCACCACGCACGACTCCAAACCGCCACCACCAGCAACGGCAGAGCCGCCGTTCGACTCCAAACGCTCCCAGGATGGGCATGACGCTGCCATACCTCGTCGCTCATGCGAAATATATTAGCAATGCGCTTTTCTAAATTCATCCGTCCCCAAACCTCTTCAAACGCTATCGGTAATGCTACTAAAGTGAAACTCGCGCACCCGCACGCTAGGAACCACACTCATACCGTATCTTTGCGGCGTTCCCAACGCATCCACCTGTGCCATCATATCCGGCAAACACTGATTGAACCGCAAATTCTTAATGGGATAAGCCAGTTTCCCATTCTCAATCCAAAACGTACCATCGCGCGTCATCCCCGTTACCTCCAACGTTCGCGGATTCACGTAACGTACGTACCAAGCACGACTCACAAAAATCCCCCGTTCCGTCTGGGCAATCAAATCTGCCGTACTGCGGTCGGAACCAGCCATCACCACCGGCAAGAACATCCCCGTAGGCTGTTTTCCCTGCTGTTGCGCCCAGTAGCGGCTGTAACTCAATGCTTGCGGTACCCCGTCTCGCACAATATCCAAATAGGAATTGGGCAAACCATCCCGGAAAAACGGACTCAACTGCAATGCTGGATGCCCGGAATACCGAGCAATTTGTACCAAGGGACTAAATAAAGATTCGCCCAAGTAATTGCCCACCACTTCGCCAGTATCATTGTAACGCGACATGAAAGAACGTCCTTCGTCGGCTGCCCGCGCGTCTAAATTAAAAATAAGAAAAAACAGCAAATCTGCTAAAGCCGCTCCTTCAAACACCACTGGATATTTTCCTGGTGAGATTTCCTGGGGCTGGCGAGACTGACAAGCACGCGCGATCGCGTTTTCCGTGAGTTCCACCATGGGCAAATCTCCCACCGCACAAGCACTGCGACGCATCCAACTGGAACCGTCATCGATGCGGGCGGTAACGCTAAAATTGGCTTGGGTGTTTTGCTGAAATGCCCGCAATCCCAGGGAATTGCCAATCGCCAAAACCGAGGTGTCGCTGCTTAAGGTTCCGGAACCATTCACCCCGGCTTTAGAAGTGCGATCGCACACCTGTTGGACCATTTCTCCCCTGGTAATGGGGGATAAATTCGCCGTCTCCGTATCGAAAGCTGGCTGTCGGTCTTCGTAGGTTTGCGGTTCCAGCAAAGGTACCCATTCCGGGTCTTCCGGGGCAATTTGGGCAAATTCTTCCGATCGCCGTACGGTTTGCGCGATCGCTTCTGGGTCTAGTTCGCTGGTTGCTGTGGAGGCACTGCGTTGCCCGTAATAGCTGGTAATTGTGAGTCGGGCTTGGTTGGTTTGAATATTTTGACTAATTTGATTTTCGCTAAAACGGCTGAGATTCTCATTCGCCGCTTGTAAAGTAACGAAAACCCCCTCGGCTTGTGACTGTTGGATAACTTGGTCAATGAGGGAAAGGGCTTCCTCTTGGGTAGGTAGTTGGGGAACGGTCGTTGCTGTCATGAACCCTATTTTCGATACAATTGGATGTTCGATTTCTCTATCTTAAGGGAGATTGTCCTTGTGCTGCCAAAAAATAAAAATCATTTTCAATAAAATAGCGCCATACTAATCTCCAAACCCAAGCTTTCCCAAAAATTTCTCCAAAAATTATCGAAAATCTATTGCATTAAACGCCACAATATCTAACAATAGATGGCTACTGGCTGCAACTCAACCTTCATTGCAAAGGACATTCACCATGAAC
The DNA window shown above is from Geitlerinema sp. PCC 9228 and carries:
- a CDS encoding DUF6653 family protein; protein product: MNLEKRIANIFRMSDEVWQRHAHPGSVWSRTAALPLLVVAVWSRAWWGWWSLVPVAIALFWIWVNPRLFPKPASTNHWASKAVLGERVWSDRDAVPVPQHHRRVPHILNLISALGLPFLIWGLVAFHLWSVLLGVCLVNLGKFWFLDRMVWLYEDMKDATSEYRSWLY
- a CDS encoding TldD/PmbA family protein, which translates into the protein MTATTVPQLPTQEEALSLIDQVIQQSQAEGVFVTLQAANENLSRFSENQISQNIQTNQARLTITSYYGQRSASTATSELDPEAIAQTVRRSEEFAQIAPEDPEWVPLLEPQTYEDRQPAFDTETANLSPITRGEMVQQVCDRTSKAGVNGSGTLSSDTSVLAIGNSLGLRAFQQNTQANFSVTARIDDGSSWMRRSACAVGDLPMVELTENAIARACQSRQPQEISPGKYPVVFEGAALADLLFFLIFNLDARAADEGRSFMSRYNDTGEVVGNYLGESLFSPLVQIARYSGHPALQLSPFFRDGLPNSYLDIVRDGVPQALSYSRYWAQQQGKQPTGMFLPVVMAGSDRSTADLIAQTERGIFVSRAWYVRYVNPRTLEVTGMTRDGTFWIENGKLAYPIKNLRFNQCLPDMMAQVDALGTPQRYGMSVVPSVRVREFHFSSITDSV